CGCTGGCGGCTGGAGAAGAAGAACCCGGCCGCGGCCAAGAGCGAACCGGTCAAGCCGATCGTCTTTTATGTCGACCCGGCCACGCCCAAGAAGTGGGTCCCTTACGTCAAGAAGGGCATCGAAGCCTGGCAGCCCGCCTTTGAGGAAGCCGGTTTCCTGAAGGCCATCGTAGCCAAGGAAGCGCCGACGCCGCAGGAAGACCCCGACTGGTCGGCCGACGACGCCCGCTATTCGGTCGTCCGCTGGGTGCCCTCGACCACGGCCAACGCCATGGGCCCGCACGTTTCCGACCCCCGGAGCGGCGAGATCCTCGAGGCCGACGTCGAGATTTACCACAACGTCCAGCAGCTGGCCCGCGATTGGTATTGGGTCCAGTCGGGCCCGCTCGACCCCCGCGTCAAGACCCTGCCGATGCCCGACGAAGTGATGGGCGACATCCTCCTCTACATCATCACCCATGAGGTCGGCCACTCGCTGGGCCTGCCCCACAACTTCAAGGCCTCGGCTCTTTACACCATCGAACAGATCCGGGACAAAAATTGGGTCAAGAAGAACAGCCATGTGCCGACCCTGATGGACTACGCCCGGTTCAACTACGTGGCCCAGCCCGAGGACAAGATCGATCCCAAAGATCTCATCCCCAAGATCGGCCCCTACGACAACTTCATCATCAAGTGGGGCTACACGCCGATTCCGACGGCTAAGACCCCGGACGCAGAAAAGCCGACTTTAAACGAATGGATCAAGGTGCAGGACACGACCCCCTACCTGCGCTTCAGCACGGCCGGCACCCGCGGTACCGACCCCGGCGAAGAAACCGAGGCCGTGGGCGATATCGACGCCGTCAAAGCCACGACTCTCGGGTTCAAAAACCTGCAGCGGGTGATCGCCATGCTGCCGGGAGCGACGCTCAAGCCGCTCGAGGATTACCGGCAGTTCGACCATATGTACCAGGCCATCTGGGACCAGGCCCGGCTCGAAGTCGGCCACGTGGCCAACATCATCGGCGGCTACGACAGCGTGCCCAAGGCCGGCACGGCCCCCGGCGTGCGGTTCACGCCGATCGCCAAGGCCCGCCAGGCCGAGGCCGTCGCCTTCCTGAACGCCAACGTCTTCAAGACCCCGGATTGGCTTTTGCCGACCGACGTCCTGCGCAAGCTGGAGCCGACGAGCGGACAAGCCCGCGTCCTGGCCCTCCAGCAGGCCGCGCTCAACGGCATCCTCGGCTCGGCGCGCCTCCTGCGCCTCCAGGAGCACGAGGCCATCCTCGGCGATCAGGCCTACACGACGGTCCAGATGCTGGCCGACCTTCGAGGCGGCATTCTGACCGAGTTCATGGGCGACATGTCCGCCAAGGTCGATCCCTACCGGCGCAATCTCCAAAGAGCCTATGTCGATCTGCTGTGCGCCCGCCTGGCTCCCCCGGCGGCGGCAGCGGCCGTCACGGCCTTGAAAGACGACAGCCGCGGCGCCTTCCGGGCCGAGCTGCGGACCATCCTGAACCTCCTTCGTAATAATAAGTCGACGGATGCCGCCACCAAGATCCATGCAGCCGACCTGCTGGATCTGATCACCCAGTCCCTCGATCCCAAAAAGTAACGCGACTGCCGTCCAACTGCCCCCCGCCCGCCTCGCGCGGGCGGGGGGATTCGCTCCCTTGCGAGGTCTGTCATGCGAATTGTTCCCATCCTGGCCGCGCTCGCCCTTCTGACGACCAGCCTCGCCGCACCCGCCCCCACTCCCGCCGTGATCCAGTCTCCCGATTTAGCAGCCGGCTTCCGCCAAGTCCCGGTCGAATCCCGGATGCGGCTCTACTGGCGCGTCTTTGGCCCGGCCTGGACCGAACCCGAGATCGACCGCCAATTGGCTTTCATCAAGAGCTCCGGAGTGGGCGGAGTGACCGTCTACTTTCTCTACCCCGTCGAATTGGACGACGCGGCCCGCGGCGTCTTCAACCAGAGATTCGGCTCGCCCGAATTCCTTCGGACCTTCGGATACGCCGCCCGAAAAGCCGCGGCGCTGGGCCTCACTTT
This genomic interval from Candidatus Aminicenantes bacterium contains the following:
- a CDS encoding zinc-dependent metalloprotease; this encodes MKRCFIVLLSLALIIPAMAQEKPQKEDPAKPQAQAAPVKPETPPAKPQDSEPKPYDKVVTPEFKTQIGVFKAHTSKGKLLLEIPTGELGKDFLLVVQIKKSPAASSYPGQEVDDMVVRWELRENKVLLRVVSYANIADPNDPIKKAVDAMNTATIMMAFNVEALAADGSPVIDATKLFTSDVNEIPVKKTLGGLNIDASRTFLDKVRVFPLNLNVEALQTFNPKPAQLPAGFPPQFADMMPSPPSPTAVVHYSFVKLPEKQMMGRLLDNRAPYFSQSHTDYSRPDHETTVVDYIARWRLEKKNPAAAKSEPVKPIVFYVDPATPKKWVPYVKKGIEAWQPAFEEAGFLKAIVAKEAPTPQEDPDWSADDARYSVVRWVPSTTANAMGPHVSDPRSGEILEADVEIYHNVQQLARDWYWVQSGPLDPRVKTLPMPDEVMGDILLYIITHEVGHSLGLPHNFKASALYTIEQIRDKNWVKKNSHVPTLMDYARFNYVAQPEDKIDPKDLIPKIGPYDNFIIKWGYTPIPTAKTPDAEKPTLNEWIKVQDTTPYLRFSTAGTRGTDPGEETEAVGDIDAVKATTLGFKNLQRVIAMLPGATLKPLEDYRQFDHMYQAIWDQARLEVGHVANIIGGYDSVPKAGTAPGVRFTPIAKARQAEAVAFLNANVFKTPDWLLPTDVLRKLEPTSGQARVLALQQAALNGILGSARLLRLQEHEAILGDQAYTTVQMLADLRGGILTEFMGDMSAKVDPYRRNLQRAYVDLLCARLAPPAAAAAVTALKDDSRGAFRAELRTILNLLRNNKSTDAATKIHAADLLDLITQSLDPKK